A genomic segment from Papilio machaon chromosome 10, ilPapMach1.1, whole genome shotgun sequence encodes:
- the LOC106717512 gene encoding rRNA methyltransferase 2, mitochondrial has product MITTHLLSSYDLKIVKMCFLVNCLKRFKSSQQWLSRQNADPYVEKAKIYNYRCRSAFKLLEMNEKTNILTPGLTVIDLGASPGSWTQVAVQKTNSDGADKNKPKGTVLSIDKLQIYPIQGATIMSNMDFSTIAAHDKVVETLNGKKVDLVLSDMAPSATGIRELDKDRIIGLCYMAIRFAALVTKVDGNLLFKVWDGKEVPILEMDLERFYKSTKILKPKASRSDSSEKFILARGFKGIQRPLQNGRWG; this is encoded by the exons ATGATAACTACGCATTTGTTGTCATCTTATGATTTGAAGATagttaaaatgtgttttttagttaattgtcTTAAACGATTTAAAAGTTCACAACAATGGTTGAGTCGACAAAACGCTGATCCCTACGTTGAAAAGgccaaaatatataattacag gTGTCGAAGTGCTTTTAAACTTTTGGAAATGAATGAGAAAACCAATATTCTCACACCTGGATTAACTGTTATCGATCTAGGTGCTTCTCCTGGCTCATGGACACAAGTCGCCGTTCAGAAAACAAACTCTGATGGAgctgataaaaataaaccaaaaggGACTGTACTGTCAATTGACAAACTTCAAATATATCCTATACAG GGTGCTACCATTATGAGTAATATGGATTTCTCAACAATAGCAGCTCATGATAAAGTTGTGGAAACACTTAATGGTAAAAAGGTTGACTTAGTGTTATCTGATATGGCCCCAAGTGCTACTGGCATTAGAGAATTAGACAAGGATAGAATTATAGGTCTCTGTTACATGGCAATTAGATTTGCCGCTCTAGTCACTAAAGTTGAtggcaatttattatttaaagtttggGATGGGAAGGAAGTACCAATATTGGAAATGGATTtagaaagattttataaaagtacaaaGATATTGAAACCAAAAGCAAGTAGGTCTGATTCATCTGAAAAGTTTATACTTGCAAGAGGGTTTAAGGGAATTCAGAGGCCATTGCAAAATGGGCGATGGGGTTGA